One region of Oceanipulchritudo coccoides genomic DNA includes:
- a CDS encoding di-heme oxidoredictase family protein, protein MNRISLSRAAAYLCCLILAPFASTAQLALDIQEGSELSWPTVSGATYQLQWSPNPGGAGPWSDIGVELPGTGATQSYQEFTDGVQRYYQVVETIPETPGFSSVMVNGGFESGTGSVADDWLAGGSQPPVRTDLDSQTDTYSIRSKVLNTSSSANTASFEQKLSTAGSSVTAGETYVLSWQAKQVSSVGSYVQQYDLQWLNSSGGIVSSTGLQPYSGGSGIWSEVSIPGLVAPAGATDAKLFFRFVTGAISGDEGEVFIDEVALSTGGAPIPGETNFIEPTSTAVLKAEWESVLGVQYQPLLSSDLGVADPWSPLNSPITGDGGIQSVTVPFTSSPLFLRVQYPDEVSLAVIPLFSPSTTLEPETTVDTPTALITYVGDRARDRHAREDQFQAYDHYLTWYWEQRTVSIEIIDRVAKGGSDITVNYTTLTPLSAPEFRAFFYGLTTEGQYHFNLLSPLVGPNTYSATVPNKLPENRPLQIGDLMEIEISMFLAAPTNGRKNYYGTAILYVVGEGIVPWQGVGSRLDSIPIPVEGRLGGQTTNHYQYSNEPAEVFKQMAGNVAPVSAQPFMLGRRLHHTDFGDGSHSEPGNPIFTQQVGKLGPKFIAQSCVDCHTNNGRGLPSAVGSPMLTSVVKVGNDAAGSPHPVLGKVIQPQATSGSPETGVSISSYTITNGTYGDGAPYSLREPNYSFTGTAPAYFSVRAPQQLIGLGLLEAVSEETIFALADPDDSDEDGISGRAQIVVDPETGESRLGRFTHKAAKARLGHQIAAALNNDMGVTTSIFPILDGESSGGTPELSDAELDNMARYIAVLGVSARRDLTDPEALAGEVLFNSAGCIDCHTPQLTTSPYHPFAELRNQTIYPYTDLLLHDMGPLLADNMGEGEASGAEWRTAPLWNIGHTAGVSGGESYLHDGRARTLEEAILWHGGEGEDSKEAFRTMTAAERSALVKYLKSL, encoded by the coding sequence ATGAATAGAATTTCCCTGTCCCGCGCTGCCGCATATCTATGTTGTTTAATTTTGGCTCCGTTTGCGAGCACTGCCCAGTTGGCTCTAGACATTCAGGAAGGCAGTGAACTCAGCTGGCCGACTGTTTCGGGGGCCACTTACCAGCTTCAATGGTCCCCAAATCCTGGAGGAGCGGGGCCATGGTCAGATATTGGAGTTGAACTACCGGGCACAGGAGCAACGCAATCCTACCAGGAATTCACTGATGGAGTTCAGCGTTATTATCAGGTGGTTGAAACAATTCCAGAGACGCCCGGCTTTTCCTCGGTCATGGTTAACGGAGGCTTTGAATCGGGAACTGGAAGCGTCGCTGACGACTGGCTCGCTGGAGGAAGTCAACCACCCGTCCGGACAGATTTGGATTCACAAACGGACACCTACTCAATTCGATCCAAAGTCCTGAACACTTCCTCAAGTGCCAATACGGCTTCTTTCGAACAAAAACTTTCCACTGCCGGAAGCTCAGTCACTGCTGGTGAAACGTATGTCCTGTCATGGCAAGCCAAGCAGGTGAGCTCGGTTGGCAGTTACGTACAGCAGTATGACCTGCAATGGCTCAATTCCTCCGGAGGGATTGTCAGCAGCACCGGTCTGCAGCCCTACAGTGGTGGCAGCGGTATCTGGTCTGAGGTGTCGATCCCGGGACTTGTGGCCCCTGCTGGAGCAACCGATGCCAAACTGTTCTTCCGTTTCGTCACGGGTGCCATCTCTGGCGACGAAGGGGAGGTCTTCATTGACGAAGTTGCGCTCTCGACCGGCGGGGCGCCTATCCCAGGTGAAACCAATTTTATCGAACCCACAAGCACAGCTGTTTTGAAGGCCGAGTGGGAATCCGTACTGGGTGTGCAGTACCAGCCACTTCTTTCCTCCGATCTGGGGGTTGCTGATCCATGGAGTCCCCTGAATAGCCCGATTACGGGCGATGGTGGAATTCAATCGGTGACTGTTCCATTCACTTCATCTCCGCTTTTCTTGAGAGTCCAGTATCCGGATGAAGTGTCCCTGGCAGTCATTCCCCTGTTTAGTCCAAGCACGACCCTCGAGCCGGAAACGACTGTTGATACACCCACTGCCCTGATCACCTATGTGGGTGACCGGGCCCGCGACCGCCATGCACGCGAAGACCAGTTCCAGGCTTATGACCACTATCTGACATGGTATTGGGAGCAACGTACCGTCTCAATCGAGATTATTGACCGGGTCGCTAAAGGCGGATCCGATATAACAGTCAATTACACGACCCTGACTCCGCTGAGTGCGCCAGAATTCAGAGCCTTCTTTTACGGCCTCACCACCGAAGGGCAGTATCACTTCAACCTGCTTTCTCCCCTTGTTGGACCCAATACCTATTCCGCCACAGTGCCCAACAAGCTTCCGGAAAACCGCCCTCTCCAGATCGGTGACCTCATGGAGATTGAAATCAGCATGTTCCTGGCGGCTCCCACAAATGGTCGAAAAAACTACTACGGCACGGCCATTCTCTATGTCGTCGGTGAGGGAATTGTCCCGTGGCAGGGAGTTGGGAGCAGACTCGATTCAATTCCGATCCCTGTCGAAGGGCGGCTGGGTGGTCAGACCACCAACCACTATCAATACTCGAATGAGCCGGCTGAAGTGTTCAAGCAAATGGCCGGAAATGTTGCCCCAGTGAGTGCGCAACCTTTCATGCTCGGACGCCGTCTCCATCACACGGACTTCGGTGACGGATCCCACTCCGAGCCGGGAAATCCGATATTCACGCAACAAGTTGGCAAGCTGGGACCCAAGTTCATCGCCCAAAGCTGCGTTGATTGCCACACCAACAACGGACGCGGCCTGCCTTCAGCAGTCGGATCCCCAATGCTAACCTCTGTAGTCAAAGTGGGCAACGATGCTGCGGGTTCCCCCCACCCTGTCCTAGGGAAAGTTATCCAGCCACAAGCCACAAGCGGCTCGCCTGAAACCGGTGTATCCATTTCCAGCTACACGATTACCAACGGCACTTACGGTGACGGGGCACCCTATTCCTTAAGGGAGCCAAATTACAGCTTCACGGGGACAGCTCCCGCGTATTTTTCAGTCCGCGCACCTCAGCAGCTGATCGGTCTGGGATTGCTCGAGGCAGTCAGTGAAGAAACCATTTTCGCATTGGCGGATCCGGATGACAGCGACGAGGATGGCATTTCGGGTCGTGCCCAAATCGTTGTTGATCCCGAGACTGGGGAAAGCCGGCTCGGCCGCTTCACCCATAAGGCCGCGAAAGCCCGCCTCGGTCACCAGATCGCCGCCGCCCTGAACAATGATATGGGAGTGACCACCTCAATTTTCCCGATATTGGATGGGGAATCTTCCGGTGGAACACCCGAGCTCTCGGACGCTGAACTGGATAACATGGCCCGCTATATCGCGGTCCTCGGGGTAAGTGCCCGCCGTGATCTGACCGATCCGGAGGCCTTGGCCGGTGAGGTTCTCTTCAATAGCGCTGGATGTATCGACTGCCATACGCCTCAGTTGACGACAAGCCCCTATCATCCTTTTGCTGAGCTCCGCAACCAGACCATTTATCCCTACACGGATCTGCTGCTGCACGACATGGGGCCGCTACTCGCTGACAACATGGGTGAAGGGGAAGCAAGCGGAGCCGAGTGGCGCACCGCTCCACTCTGGAATATCGGGCATACGGCCGGTGTCAGCGGGGGCGAATCGTACCTGCATGACGGACGGGCGCGGACGCTGGAAGAAGCAATTCTCTGGCACGGAGGAGAAGGTGAAGACTCCAAGGAGGCGTTCCGCACGATGACCGCTGCTGAACGCAGCGCATTGGTTAAGTATCTCAAATCGCTCTAG